In Amycolatopsis jiangsuensis, the following proteins share a genomic window:
- a CDS encoding helix-turn-helix transcriptional regulator translates to MTLAFDQPRPLSGTPAVAVADLLSRASIEVLVMSTQSVHGPDPIGLVRPGDQDNLRRGVRYRVLAPDAARTAPRLATRLAALTLAGASTRTIPRVPLDALVVDGTAVVLPAGITGVAAFHLPGVVTSVVELFERVWPTAVPLQTAAEGADSDLRERELLKLLSAGYTDAAAAVKLGISVRTVRRTVADLMNRLGARSRFQAGAKAADRGWLNEQAS, encoded by the coding sequence ATGACGCTCGCATTCGACCAGCCCCGCCCGCTTTCCGGCACGCCGGCGGTCGCCGTCGCCGACCTGCTTTCCCGTGCCAGCATCGAGGTGCTCGTGATGAGCACCCAGTCCGTCCACGGCCCGGATCCGATCGGCCTGGTCCGGCCCGGTGATCAGGACAACCTGCGCCGTGGCGTGCGGTACCGCGTGCTCGCCCCGGACGCCGCGCGGACCGCTCCGCGGCTGGCCACCCGGCTCGCCGCGCTGACCCTGGCCGGTGCCTCGACCCGGACCATCCCGCGGGTGCCGCTGGACGCGCTGGTCGTCGACGGCACCGCGGTGGTGCTGCCCGCCGGGATCACCGGTGTGGCGGCGTTCCACCTGCCCGGCGTCGTCACCTCGGTGGTGGAACTGTTCGAACGGGTCTGGCCGACCGCGGTGCCGTTGCAGACGGCCGCCGAAGGCGCCGACAGCGACCTGCGCGAACGAGAGCTGCTGAAGCTGCTTTCGGCGGGCTACACCGACGCGGCGGCCGCGGTGAAGCTGGGCATTTCGGTACGGACGGTCCGGCGGACGGTCGCCGACCTGATGAACCGTCTCGGCGCGCGCAGCCGCTTCCAGGCCGGCGCCAAGGCCGCCGACCGCGGCTGGCTGAACGAGCAGGCCAGCTGA
- a CDS encoding type VII secretion protein EccE, translated as MAQSKPVPSAVRIELPQVVCWQLSVVAVLATLGRPWPVLTAAAAGAAVLLALTAVRVHGSWLYELAGLGSRFLVRHRRHELPDSAAKARTLIRLLLPGSEFRPLETAQGSTAAISHAHGLTALLVPGKPVDPRTFPMPAELLPPSNDDDPEFAVQVAFHAGTRPGSPVRTWLAAGAVRSADVPGDAELELALRNALRRIRRALARAGVPADPPPPDTVSAALTALAHVTGGRNELREDWRFWRTGPVSQACFTLDGWGTPADPVAAGLTAGLLAPITGITGVAVSLTLAARTGGDRSAILRLAATTEAAVDAAADRLARFLVPAGVRLSRLDGGHFPAVAASLPIGGFSR; from the coding sequence GTGGCGCAGAGCAAACCGGTCCCCTCCGCCGTACGGATCGAGCTGCCTCAGGTCGTCTGCTGGCAGCTGTCCGTGGTGGCCGTGCTCGCGACGCTCGGCCGGCCGTGGCCGGTGCTCACCGCGGCCGCGGCCGGCGCCGCCGTCCTGCTGGCGCTGACCGCGGTCCGCGTCCACGGCAGCTGGCTGTACGAACTCGCCGGGCTCGGCTCTCGTTTCCTCGTGCGGCACCGGCGGCACGAGCTGCCGGACTCGGCGGCGAAGGCACGCACGCTGATCAGGCTGTTGCTGCCCGGTTCGGAGTTCCGGCCACTGGAGACCGCGCAGGGCAGCACGGCGGCGATCAGCCACGCGCACGGCCTGACCGCGTTGCTCGTCCCGGGAAAGCCGGTCGACCCGCGCACGTTCCCGATGCCGGCCGAGCTGCTGCCGCCGTCGAACGACGACGACCCCGAATTCGCCGTACAGGTGGCCTTTCACGCCGGGACACGGCCGGGCTCGCCGGTCCGGACCTGGCTGGCCGCAGGCGCGGTCCGCTCCGCCGACGTACCGGGTGACGCCGAACTGGAACTCGCGCTGCGCAACGCGTTGCGCAGAATCCGGCGAGCGCTGGCGCGGGCGGGCGTTCCCGCCGATCCGCCCCCACCGGACACGGTGTCCGCCGCGCTCACCGCGCTCGCGCACGTGACCGGTGGCCGCAACGAACTGCGGGAGGACTGGCGGTTCTGGCGCACCGGACCGGTTTCCCAGGCCTGTTTCACCCTGGACGGCTGGGGCACGCCGGCCGATCCGGTCGCCGCCGGCCTCACCGCCGGCCTGCTCGCACCGATCACCGGGATCACCGGGGTCGCCGTGTCGCTGACGCTGGCCGCCCGGACCGGTGGCGACCGTTCCGCGATCCTGCGTCTCGCCGCCACCACCGAGGCCGCCGTCGATGCGGCTGCGGATCGGCTCGCCCGTTTTCTCGTCCCCGCCGGAGTCCGGCTTTCCCGCCTCGACGGCGGTCACTTCCCCGCAGTGGCCGCGTCCCTGCCCATCGGAGGTTTTTCGCGATGA
- a CDS encoding response regulator transcription factor, whose protein sequence is MRQPVRVLLVEDDRNLRAAVRAELVAAGFEVTGAGDLAGADAELRRGGFACVVFDRMLPDGDALDYVRRRRLAGWDARVLFLTARDRAADRVDGFTHGGDDYVVKPFSMAELTARVRSLCRPGGSRPAVLRFADLEIDCARRETRRAGVLLTLSGREFSVLEHLAVRPGQAVSRTDLIEHCWDESADPMSNVVDAVVKRLRRKLREPNLIHAVRGHGYRLGFAEPAS, encoded by the coding sequence ATGAGGCAGCCGGTGCGAGTACTCCTGGTCGAGGACGACCGGAACCTGCGGGCGGCGGTGCGGGCGGAACTGGTGGCCGCCGGTTTCGAGGTCACCGGGGCCGGTGACCTGGCAGGGGCCGACGCCGAGCTGCGCCGCGGCGGCTTCGCCTGCGTGGTGTTCGACCGGATGCTGCCCGACGGCGACGCGCTCGACTACGTGCGCCGGCGCCGGCTGGCCGGATGGGATGCGCGGGTGCTGTTCCTGACCGCCCGCGACCGCGCCGCGGACCGGGTCGACGGGTTCACCCACGGTGGCGACGACTACGTGGTCAAGCCGTTCTCGATGGCGGAGCTGACCGCGCGGGTACGGTCGCTGTGCCGGCCGGGCGGCAGCCGTCCGGCGGTGCTGCGCTTCGCGGACCTCGAAATCGACTGCGCCCGCCGCGAAACCCGGCGTGCGGGCGTGCTGCTCACCTTGTCCGGAAGGGAGTTCTCGGTGCTGGAACACCTCGCCGTCCGGCCCGGGCAAGCGGTCTCGCGGACCGACCTGATCGAGCACTGCTGGGACGAAAGCGCCGATCCGATGTCCAATGTGGTCGATGCGGTGGTGAAACGGCTGCGGCGCAAGCTGCGGGAGCCGAACCTGATCCACGCCGTGCGCGGACACGGTTACCGTCTCGGCTTCGCGGAACCGGCGTCGTGA
- a CDS encoding sensor histidine kinase: MKRTAAGRLRRLRRLLTLVFTGINAVGLIVFAWLLISDDDQQGERQLDADLQRVTAVVARLLQYDASSGTLVTGFVSRDELNDQCPQFFVLPGASGQFPAYSSAQRCVPVEVPVLGGFAEQAARSGKVEYGQFRGAGDRRLRMRAEPVRSTSGQFIGAVVAVTDAEPAYEDHLRYTLIVFGSCLVLIGALGLAGHFIAGRAIRPAAAALEQQEILLAETAHDLRTPVAALRALAEASLRNPEQSTELLPRTVGLAARMGGIIDSLLVRARLAAGVDELATQPVWLDQLVTGLAEDTPSGGASVTVTAAPSLVHVDPGLVQRAIGNLLDNALRYGRQPGQPAIVHITVAGGRVTVADHGPGVADEVAGGTLDRFTSGSGSTGLGLSIVRWVAEAHGGTLAVYNADEGGAIFELTLPVATNRS, encoded by the coding sequence GTGAAGCGGACCGCGGCGGGGCGGCTGCGTCGCCTGCGCCGGCTGCTCACTCTCGTGTTCACCGGGATCAACGCGGTCGGCCTGATCGTGTTCGCCTGGCTGCTGATCAGCGACGACGACCAGCAGGGCGAACGACAGCTGGACGCGGACCTGCAGCGGGTGACCGCCGTGGTCGCCCGGCTGCTGCAGTACGACGCCTCCAGCGGCACGCTGGTAACCGGCTTCGTCTCCCGCGACGAGCTCAACGACCAATGCCCGCAGTTCTTCGTGTTGCCCGGCGCTTCCGGGCAGTTCCCGGCGTATTCGAGCGCGCAGCGGTGCGTGCCGGTCGAGGTTCCGGTGCTCGGTGGTTTCGCGGAGCAGGCCGCGCGCAGCGGAAAGGTGGAGTACGGGCAGTTCCGCGGGGCCGGCGACCGGCGGCTGCGGATGCGGGCCGAACCGGTGCGCAGCACCTCCGGCCAGTTCATCGGCGCGGTCGTCGCGGTCACCGACGCCGAACCCGCCTACGAAGACCACCTGCGCTACACGCTCATCGTGTTCGGCAGCTGCCTGGTGCTGATCGGTGCGCTCGGGCTGGCCGGGCACTTCATCGCGGGCCGCGCGATCCGGCCCGCCGCCGCGGCACTGGAACAGCAGGAAATCCTGCTCGCCGAGACCGCGCACGACCTGCGCACGCCGGTCGCCGCGCTGCGTGCGCTGGCCGAGGCGTCCCTGCGGAATCCCGAACAGAGCACCGAACTGCTGCCCCGCACCGTCGGTCTCGCCGCGCGGATGGGCGGGATCATCGACAGCCTGCTGGTGCGGGCCCGGCTCGCTGCGGGCGTGGACGAGCTGGCGACCCAACCGGTCTGGCTGGACCAGCTGGTCACCGGGCTCGCCGAGGACACCCCGTCCGGAGGCGCCAGCGTCACGGTGACCGCGGCGCCGTCACTCGTCCACGTCGATCCCGGGCTGGTGCAGCGGGCGATCGGCAACCTCCTCGACAACGCCCTGCGCTACGGCCGCCAGCCCGGACAGCCGGCGATCGTGCACATCACCGTCGCGGGCGGCCGGGTCACCGTCGCCGACCACGGTCCTGGTGTGGCCGACGAAGTCGCGGGCGGCACCCTCGACCGCTTCACCAGCGGCAGCGGTTCCACCGGGCTGGGCCTGTCGATCGTGCGGTGGGTGGCCGAGGCCCACGGCGGCACGCTGGCGGTGTACAACGCCGACGAGGGCGGGGCGATCTTCGAGCTGACCCTCCCCGTCGCCACCAACCGCAGCTGA
- a CDS encoding fibronectin type III domain-containing protein, whose translation MSENTRRGGAWRGRLPVVAIVVLAAAALTAAVTGAAKPLPGMRVVPGGHWVYNSVLQAAFHLDGGTSAIDAQAAVPGDQDSQVVQGDTSGYVVGDQRITRFGKSDLSAGPAIRPPSDEIPVGVETAGGPYLVYRQAGQIVRLGEPPATMSAGGPVGTPVATADGTLWLFRTGSGLLCRLDHGADRVSSCPVVLPPGHTGELTLVADQPYFVDTTDGTVHRVEDGALGAAVPMGLPKSKELRAAANDVSGRVPLLDPQTNRLYLVDPAAKPAKPVTVALPAGQYDGPVAGGSVVALVDRISHTLLTFDASGKQSDAKPIPPGAGTARLTRGEDSRVYVDGGQGTHVLVVGKDGKVTDVPVVPPPSGKPDQPAPDQAAPPQPDALPPSAERGTGQPAPDRDASNDSGPDPRARSQKPPPEKNPPSSPPAVPASPPGAPPGVSATGASGSATVGWGAAASNRATVTSYRISWAGGSKTVGGGTRKTTVSGLTNGTRYTFTVVAVNRAGTGPGASASATPAAAASAPSLTATRSGSGVSLSWSRPELGGGTLVRYEVSATGLGTKNVSGTSTSYSGLSAGKSYTFTVRAVTKTPDGNTLDGAASSKSVRIPAQDVKIAQGEPTSTSNCDENCYRVNVTVTGFPPNSRLSIRLSSDSNTNVETEHATTGADGSVTYTELDYDQPGQTVWVTVTAPDGTSVESNHITWK comes from the coding sequence GTGAGCGAGAACACTCGGCGCGGCGGAGCCTGGCGAGGCCGGCTGCCGGTGGTGGCGATCGTGGTGCTCGCGGCCGCGGCGTTGACCGCGGCGGTCACCGGGGCGGCCAAGCCGCTGCCGGGGATGCGGGTGGTCCCCGGTGGGCACTGGGTCTACAACTCCGTGCTGCAGGCGGCCTTCCACCTCGACGGCGGCACCTCGGCGATCGACGCGCAGGCGGCGGTGCCCGGCGACCAGGACAGCCAGGTGGTGCAGGGCGACACCAGTGGTTACGTGGTGGGCGACCAGCGGATCACCCGGTTCGGGAAGTCGGACCTGAGCGCCGGTCCGGCGATCCGGCCGCCGTCGGACGAGATCCCGGTCGGGGTGGAGACCGCGGGCGGACCGTACCTGGTGTACCGCCAGGCGGGTCAGATCGTGCGGCTCGGCGAACCGCCCGCGACGATGTCCGCGGGTGGTCCGGTCGGCACCCCGGTCGCCACCGCGGACGGCACGCTCTGGTTGTTCCGCACCGGTTCCGGGCTGCTCTGCCGGCTCGACCATGGCGCGGACCGCGTTTCCTCCTGTCCGGTCGTGCTCCCGCCCGGGCACACCGGCGAGCTCACCCTGGTCGCCGACCAGCCGTATTTCGTCGACACCACCGACGGCACCGTGCACCGCGTCGAAGACGGCGCGCTCGGTGCCGCGGTGCCGATGGGCCTGCCGAAGTCGAAGGAACTGCGGGCGGCGGCCAACGACGTTTCCGGGCGCGTGCCGCTGCTCGATCCGCAGACGAACCGGCTCTACCTGGTCGATCCCGCGGCGAAACCGGCCAAGCCGGTCACCGTGGCGCTGCCCGCCGGGCAGTACGACGGGCCGGTGGCAGGCGGCTCGGTCGTCGCACTCGTCGACCGTATTTCGCACACACTGCTCACCTTCGACGCGAGTGGCAAACAGTCCGACGCGAAGCCGATCCCGCCCGGCGCCGGCACGGCCCGGCTGACCCGCGGCGAGGACTCGCGCGTGTACGTCGACGGCGGCCAGGGCACGCACGTGCTGGTGGTCGGCAAGGACGGCAAGGTCACCGACGTCCCGGTGGTTCCGCCCCCGAGCGGGAAGCCGGACCAGCCCGCGCCGGACCAGGCCGCACCACCGCAGCCGGACGCGCTGCCGCCCTCGGCGGAACGCGGCACGGGGCAGCCCGCGCCGGATCGTGACGCGAGCAACGACTCCGGCCCTGATCCCCGGGCACGGAGCCAGAAACCCCCGCCGGAGAAGAACCCGCCGTCTTCGCCACCCGCGGTGCCGGCGAGTCCACCGGGCGCGCCACCGGGAGTGTCGGCCACCGGAGCTTCCGGTTCGGCGACGGTCGGCTGGGGTGCCGCGGCGAGCAACCGCGCCACCGTGACGTCCTACCGGATCAGCTGGGCCGGCGGCTCGAAGACCGTGGGCGGCGGCACCCGCAAGACCACGGTTTCCGGGCTCACCAACGGAACTCGCTACACGTTCACGGTCGTCGCGGTGAACCGGGCGGGCACCGGGCCGGGAGCGTCCGCGTCGGCGACTCCGGCCGCAGCGGCGTCCGCGCCGTCGCTGACCGCGACCCGCAGTGGCAGCGGGGTGTCGCTTTCCTGGAGCCGTCCGGAACTCGGCGGCGGGACACTGGTGCGCTACGAGGTTTCCGCCACTGGCCTCGGTACCAAGAACGTTTCCGGGACCAGCACGTCCTACTCCGGGCTCAGTGCGGGGAAGTCCTACACCTTCACCGTGCGCGCGGTGACCAAGACGCCGGACGGGAACACCCTCGACGGCGCGGCGAGTTCGAAGAGCGTCCGGATTCCGGCGCAGGACGTCAAGATCGCCCAAGGCGAGCCGACTTCCACCAGCAACTGCGACGAGAACTGTTACCGGGTGAACGTGACGGTCACCGGTTTCCCGCCGAACAGCCGGCTTTCGATCCGGCTCAGCTCGGACAGCAACACCAATGTCGAGACCGAGCACGCCACCACCGGCGCCGACGGCTCGGTCACCTACACCGAACTCGACTACGACCAGCCGGGCCAGACGGTCTGGGTGACCGTGACCGCCCCGGACGGCACCAGCGTCGAGTCCAACCACATCACCTGGAAATGA
- a CDS encoding AAA family ATPase codes for MTPALPPGTVYERIAANVHSVLRGKPQVVRLAIAALFAEGHLLVEDVPGVGKTTLARCLARSIGGSWNRIQFTPDLLPGDITGVPVYHQHAERFEFHPGGIFANIVVADEINRGTPKTQSALLEVMAERTVTVDAVRHEVPRPFLVVATQNPIEMAGTYRLPEAQLDRFLMRLEVGYPDLASEVMVIMGECAGVGPDELSPVVDLPTVQQTITQVRSAHVDRAVCEYAARLAAATREHAALRYGASPRGSIALIRAAQALAATYGRAFVTPDDVKEVAHPVLAHRLILTTDAELHDRNPATVVDEVLNATPAPAASGAGA; via the coding sequence ATGACCCCAGCACTGCCGCCCGGCACCGTCTACGAGCGCATCGCGGCGAATGTCCACAGTGTCCTGCGTGGCAAGCCTCAGGTGGTGCGGCTCGCGATCGCCGCGCTGTTCGCCGAGGGGCACCTGCTCGTCGAGGACGTGCCGGGCGTCGGCAAGACGACGCTGGCCCGCTGCCTCGCACGCAGTATCGGCGGTTCGTGGAACCGCATCCAGTTCACCCCGGACCTGCTGCCCGGTGACATCACCGGCGTGCCGGTCTACCACCAGCACGCCGAACGATTCGAGTTCCACCCCGGCGGGATCTTCGCGAACATCGTGGTCGCCGACGAGATCAACCGCGGCACCCCGAAAACGCAGTCCGCGCTGCTGGAGGTGATGGCCGAGCGGACGGTGACGGTGGACGCGGTGCGGCACGAGGTGCCGCGTCCGTTCCTGGTCGTGGCCACGCAGAACCCGATCGAGATGGCCGGGACCTACCGGCTGCCCGAGGCCCAGCTGGACCGCTTCCTGATGCGGCTGGAGGTGGGGTACCCGGATCTGGCCAGCGAGGTCATGGTGATCATGGGCGAGTGTGCCGGCGTCGGCCCGGACGAGCTGTCGCCGGTGGTCGATCTGCCGACGGTGCAGCAGACGATCACCCAGGTCCGTTCGGCGCACGTCGACCGCGCGGTCTGCGAGTACGCCGCCCGGCTCGCCGCCGCGACCCGCGAGCACGCCGCCTTGCGCTACGGCGCCAGCCCACGGGGCAGCATCGCGCTGATCCGCGCCGCGCAAGCGCTTGCGGCCACCTACGGCCGCGCGTTCGTGACCCCGGACGACGTCAAGGAGGTCGCCCACCCGGTACTGGCGCACCGGCTGATCCTCACCACCGACGCGGAACTGCACGACCGCAACCCGGCGACCGTCGTCGACGAGGTCCTGAACGCGACCCCGGCCCCGGCCGCGAGCGGAGCGGGAGCCTGA
- a CDS encoding DUF58 domain-containing protein, with product MLRPTGRGVGVLVATVGLFVLGQVAGFPFFLAIAGAGAGVLVSAVAVTGRRPRVAVAREVYPDRVERGRPAFARLRVHNPTGRRQAAFSAVDTIGPAGQAVRVRALPPNAEAVHHYELPTTRRGRHQVGPLTLDRGDPLGLGNRRLTTGETATLWVYPRVHVLRVPEGGRPRHHHEGAAVDERLRGSFDLREVREYVPGDEVRHLHWKATARTGQLMVRDYVDPDQPRFTTVLDTRLTGPLLEEAVDLAASLVAAAAGADQPVRLVTPGGLDVDTGGGTVASRRLLDALCEVAPSGGAALVPDELLRSGVGGLAVVTAGAGLADRAALAALRGRYSPVTVFVLGEAGPLAGIPGATVLPAADAAEAARRWNAITR from the coding sequence GTGCTCCGGCCGACCGGGCGGGGTGTCGGCGTCCTGGTGGCCACGGTCGGGCTGTTCGTGCTCGGGCAGGTCGCCGGGTTTCCGTTCTTCCTCGCCATTGCCGGTGCGGGGGCCGGGGTGCTCGTCTCGGCGGTCGCGGTGACCGGGCGGCGGCCGCGGGTCGCGGTCGCCCGTGAGGTGTATCCGGACCGGGTCGAGCGCGGCCGTCCGGCGTTCGCGCGGTTGCGCGTGCACAATCCGACCGGACGCAGGCAGGCCGCGTTCAGCGCGGTGGACACCATCGGCCCCGCCGGCCAGGCCGTCCGGGTGCGCGCGTTGCCGCCGAACGCGGAAGCCGTGCACCACTACGAACTCCCGACGACCCGGCGGGGCAGGCACCAGGTCGGCCCGCTCACGCTCGACCGCGGTGATCCGCTCGGGCTCGGAAACCGCCGGCTCACCACCGGGGAAACCGCGACGTTGTGGGTGTATCCGCGCGTCCACGTGCTGCGGGTGCCCGAGGGCGGCAGGCCCCGGCACCACCACGAGGGCGCGGCGGTCGACGAACGGTTGCGCGGTTCGTTCGACCTGCGTGAGGTGCGCGAGTACGTGCCCGGTGACGAAGTCCGGCACCTGCACTGGAAAGCGACCGCGCGGACCGGGCAGCTGATGGTTCGCGACTACGTCGATCCGGACCAGCCGCGGTTCACGACCGTGCTGGACACCCGGCTGACCGGGCCGCTGCTGGAAGAGGCGGTGGACCTCGCCGCCTCATTGGTCGCCGCCGCGGCGGGGGCCGATCAGCCGGTGCGGCTGGTCACCCCGGGCGGGCTCGACGTGGACACCGGCGGCGGCACCGTCGCGTCGCGTCGGCTGCTCGACGCGCTGTGCGAGGTGGCGCCCTCCGGTGGCGCCGCGTTAGTGCCTGACGAACTGCTCCGCTCCGGGGTCGGCGGACTGGCCGTGGTCACCGCTGGCGCCGGGCTCGCGGACCGGGCCGCGCTGGCCGCGCTGCGCGGCCGGTACTCGCCGGTCACCGTGTTCGTGCTCGGCGAAGCCGGCCCGCTCGCCGGGATCCCCGGCGCGACGGTGCTTCCTGCCGCTGACGCCGCCGAGGCGGCCCGCCGGTGGAACGCGATCACCCGATGA
- a CDS encoding transglutaminase family protein: MSPQWTRRSATALVLLATGLAGLLFTPVFGAGALALPIVVVLVVCFAVAELCTRASALAPWRPVLALVVGLLALGVLEFGFTAQLAGGLLDGVTQSWQLTLQSTWPARPDPELLLFVPLAVLFASVLGVELLRRPAVALVPGLAVAGLSQAYVALSGAVATAAGLAYVLVAGALLLVTRGQGSRPVLLVPMVVLAVVVSVGLTAFDQGTQPPAALHHEAAPLPPLRVDDPLDQIAERLTHPATPVFSYSGATQVDRWRMAVLDDFDGVTWRAEDGYRRLGASLGEAAQHARITVPASTDGPWLPSQPEPASVTGIAPLVDPGTGVLLLPGRSGPVSYDLGWREPRVPGALVDAGIDPDAVTGGLGQVPAGVADLAGKATGGLRPSFRSALQLERYLSENYRLANGPALPTGSGWAQLRTFLFGTKAGTSEQFAAAYVALARITGIPARLAVGFRAPGATSGTVHNGDVFAWPEVAVAGAGWVPLDPARTAANGSGQAAGRLAQVTAQARAALPPPPQLHDPDVPKDDTAAAEDGATGSWLPIALLWLLVGLAGVLVLLVLAIPLLRKVRTARRRRRTGADGVVAAWREARDLLRARGVAVPPGATVRDLAALIPSTVDSSVREGLEWLARQVDVALWSGAATDGAAVDQAWTAVQAIHKGLSGAPLRVRLRAAFEIGSLRPVPQPR, encoded by the coding sequence ATGAGTCCACAATGGACGAGACGGTCCGCGACCGCGCTCGTGCTGCTCGCCACCGGCCTTGCCGGGCTGTTGTTCACGCCGGTCTTCGGCGCCGGTGCGCTCGCGTTGCCGATCGTCGTGGTGCTGGTCGTGTGCTTCGCGGTCGCCGAGCTGTGTACCCGGGCGAGTGCGCTCGCGCCGTGGCGGCCGGTGCTCGCCCTCGTCGTCGGGCTGCTCGCGCTGGGAGTGCTGGAATTCGGCTTCACAGCGCAGCTGGCGGGCGGCCTGCTCGACGGTGTCACGCAGTCCTGGCAGCTGACCCTGCAGTCGACCTGGCCCGCGCGGCCGGATCCGGAACTACTGCTGTTCGTGCCGCTGGCTGTGCTGTTCGCATCGGTGCTGGGTGTGGAACTGCTGCGCCGCCCGGCGGTGGCGCTGGTGCCGGGGCTCGCGGTCGCGGGGTTGAGCCAGGCCTACGTCGCGCTGTCCGGTGCGGTGGCCACGGCTGCCGGGCTCGCCTACGTCCTCGTGGCCGGAGCGCTTCTGCTGGTGACCCGTGGCCAGGGCAGCCGTCCGGTGCTGCTGGTGCCGATGGTGGTGCTGGCGGTGGTCGTTTCGGTGGGGCTCACGGCATTCGACCAAGGCACCCAGCCGCCGGCCGCGCTGCACCACGAAGCCGCGCCGCTGCCGCCGCTGCGCGTTGACGATCCGCTCGACCAGATCGCGGAGCGGCTCACGCATCCGGCCACCCCGGTGTTCAGCTATTCCGGGGCCACCCAGGTCGATCGCTGGCGGATGGCCGTGCTCGACGACTTCGACGGCGTCACCTGGCGGGCCGAAGACGGCTACCGGCGTCTCGGTGCCTCGCTCGGCGAGGCGGCCCAGCACGCGCGGATCACCGTGCCCGCCTCGACCGACGGCCCGTGGTTGCCGAGCCAGCCCGAACCGGCGTCGGTGACCGGCATCGCGCCGCTGGTCGACCCGGGCACCGGGGTGCTTCTGCTGCCCGGCCGCAGCGGTCCGGTCAGCTACGACCTCGGCTGGCGGGAGCCGCGCGTTCCCGGTGCCCTCGTGGACGCCGGGATCGATCCGGACGCGGTGACCGGCGGCCTCGGTCAGGTCCCTGCCGGAGTGGCGGACCTGGCCGGCAAGGCGACCGGCGGCCTGCGTCCGTCGTTCCGTTCCGCGTTGCAGCTCGAGCGTTACCTCAGCGAGAACTACCGGCTCGCGAACGGGCCCGCGCTGCCCACCGGCAGCGGCTGGGCGCAGCTGCGCACGTTCCTGTTCGGCACGAAAGCCGGTACCAGTGAGCAGTTCGCCGCGGCGTACGTCGCGCTGGCCAGGATCACCGGCATCCCGGCCCGGCTCGCGGTCGGTTTCCGGGCTCCGGGCGCGACTTCCGGGACCGTCCACAATGGTGACGTGTTCGCCTGGCCGGAGGTGGCCGTCGCGGGCGCCGGCTGGGTGCCGCTGGATCCGGCACGGACCGCCGCGAACGGTTCCGGCCAGGCCGCGGGCCGGCTGGCGCAGGTGACCGCGCAGGCGCGGGCCGCGTTGCCGCCTCCGCCGCAGCTGCACGATCCGGACGTACCGAAGGACGATACGGCCGCGGCGGAGGACGGGGCCACCGGCTCGTGGCTGCCGATCGCGCTTTTGTGGCTGCTCGTCGGGCTGGCCGGGGTGCTGGTGCTACTGGTGCTTGCGATCCCGTTGCTGCGAAAGGTTCGCACGGCTCGCCGACGCCGGCGAACCGGCGCGGACGGGGTCGTCGCGGCGTGGCGGGAAGCGCGGGATCTCTTGCGCGCACGCGGTGTGGCCGTACCACCCGGCGCGACCGTGCGTGATCTCGCTGCACTCATCCCATCTACAGTGGACAGTTCGGTCAGAGAAGGGCTGGAGTGGCTGGCGCGGCAGGTGGATGTCGCACTGTGGTCGGGTGCGGCGACCGACGGCGCGGCGGTCGACCAGGCCTGGACCGCGGTACAAGCGATCCACAAAGGACTGTCCGGAGCGCCGTTGCGTGTCCGGCTGCGGGCCGCGTTCGAAATCGGCAGCCTGCGCCCGGTACCGCAGCCGCGCTGA